A window from Apteryx mantelli isolate bAptMan1 chromosome 15, bAptMan1.hap1, whole genome shotgun sequence encodes these proteins:
- the LCTL gene encoding lactase-like protein translates to MTYVLRIWYMLALVLVCPNTAEDFQWIKNNTGSFYYGTFPTGFLWGVGSSAYQTEGAWDKDGKGPSIWDAFTHKKGKVFRNETADSACDGYYKVKDDIQLLKELKVNHYLLSISWPRIMPTGIKAEQVNEKGIQFYNDTINSLLENSIIPIVSLYHWDLPQVLEERYGGWQNISIINYFNDYANLCFEKFGDRVKHWITFSNPWAVAEKGYETGEHAPGLKLGGCGAYKAAHHIIKTHTKVWHSYNHTWRSEQQGMVGISLTSGWGQPIDVHSQTDIEAAERYVQFHLGWFANPIYKGDYPEVMKNYVGRKSAQQGQGTSRLPTFSVQEKSYIKGTSDFLGIGHFTTRYVIQKSLPSLHVSSYDTDSDLAELVDPKWPAPGSEWLYSAPWGFRRLLNFIKTQYGNPLIYVTENGVSEKVQCTQLCDEWRIEYLKGYINEILKAINDGVNVKGYTAWSLLDKFEWNKGFSERFGFYHIDFKNKNKPRYPKASVEYYKKIISANGFPNPREVESWYQKAMDTCSITNQLLAADPLITRMEMVTEIVVATVFTLCILISAVLLMFVLRNHS, encoded by the exons ATGACTTACGTTTTGAGAATATGGTACATGCTTGCGCTCGTACTCGTATGTCCAAATACAGCTGAGGATTTCCAGTGGATAAAGAATAATACAGGCTCCTTCTATTACGGCACTTTTCCAACTG GCTTTTTATGGGGTGTTGGAAGTTCTGCATACCAGACTGAAGGGGCCTGGGACAAGGATGGGAAAGGACCAAGTATCTGGGATGCTTTTACTCACAAGAAAGGAAAAGTGTTTAGAAATGAAACAGCAGATTCAGCATGTGATGGCTACTACAAAGTTAAG GATGACATTCAGTTACTGAAGGAGCTGAAAGTTAATCACTATCTACTCTCTATTTCATGGCCTCGGATTATGCCCACTGGCATCAAAG CAGAACAAGTAAATGAAAAGGGAATACAGTTCTACAATGATACAATTAATAGTCTTTTGGAAAACAGTATTATCCCTATCGTGAGCCTCTACCATTGGGATCTTCCACAG GTTCTCGAAGAAAGGTATGGTGGCTGGCAAAATATAAgcataataaattattttaatgattATGCAAATCTGTGTTTTGAGAAGTTTGGTGACCGTGTGAAACATTGGATTACTTTTAGTAATCCTTGG GCAGTTGCTGAAAAGGGTTATGAAACAGGAGAACACGCGCCAGGACTGAAGCTGGGTGGATGTGGAGCGTACAAAGCAGCGCATCATATAATTAAA ACTCACACAAAGGTGTGGCACTCTTATAATCACACATGGCGTAGTGAACAGCAAG GTATGGTTGGAATTTCCTTAACTAGCGGCTGGGGTCAACCTATTGATGTACACAGCCAAACAGATATAGAAGCTGCTGAAAGATATGTACAGTTTCACTTGGGATGGTTTGCAAATCCAATTTACAAAGGAGACTATCCGGAAGTTATGAAGAATTACGTAG GTAGGAAGAGTGCCCAGCAGGGCCAGGGCACATCAAGATTACCAACTTTCTCAGTGCAAGAGAAAAGCTACATTAAAGGCACATCGGATTTCCTGGGAATAGGTCATTTTACTACTCGTTATGTTATACAGAAGAGCCTTCCCTCTCTCCATGTGTCCAGCTACGACACAGACAGTGATTTGGCAGAACTGGTGGACCCAAAATGGCCAGCTCCAGGATCTGAATGGTTATATTCTGCGCCTTGGGGATTCAGAAGATTACTCAACTTCATTAAG ACACAGTATGGGAACCCTCTCATTTATGTGACAGAGAATGGAGTTTCTGAAAAGGTACAGTGTACTCAACTGTGTGATGAATGGCGGATAGAATATCTGAAAGGATATATTAATGAAATACTGAAAG CTATAAATGATGGTGTTAATGTCAAAGGTTATACAGCCTGGTCTCTGCTGGATAAATTTGAATGGAACAAAGGTTTCTCTGAAAGGTTTGGATTTTACCACAttgattttaaaaacaagaacaaaccaCGATACCCAAAGGCATCTGTTGAGTATTATAAAAAGATCATCAGTGCAAACGGATTCCCAAATCCAAGAGAG GTGGAAAGTTGGTATCAGAAGGCAATGGACACTTGCTCTATCACAAACCAACTTCTTGCTGCAG ATCCCTTGATTACTCGCATGGAAATGGTGACAGAGATTGTTGTTGCTACAGTTTTCACACTCTGCATACTTATCAGTGCTGTCCTACTAATGTTTGTCCTTCGAAATCATAGCTAA